The Lutra lutra chromosome 10, mLutLut1.2, whole genome shotgun sequence genome contains a region encoding:
- the SF3B2 gene encoding splicing factor 3B subunit 2 isoform X1, with product MAAEHPEPPKGELQLPPPPPPGHYGAWAAQELQAKLAEIGAPIQAGSREELVERLQTYTRQTGIVLNRPVLRGEDGDKAAPPPMSAQLSGIPMPPPPMGLPPLQPPPPPPPPPPGLGLGFPMAVGPRPPNLGPPPPLRVGEPVALSEEERLKLAQQQAALLMQQEERAKQQGDHSLKEHELLEQQKRAAVLLEQERQQEIAKMGTPVPRPPQDMGQIGVRTPLGPRVAAPVGPTPTVLPMGAPVPRPRGPPPPPGDENREMDDPSVGPKIPQALEKILQLKESRQEEMNSQHEEEEMETDTRSSLGQSASETEEDTVSVSKKEKNRKRRNRKKKKKPQRVRGASSESSGDREKESTRSRGSDSPAADVEIEYVTEEPEIYEPNFIFFKRIFEAFKLTDDVKKEKEKEPEKLDKLENSTAPKKKGFEEEHKDSDDDSSDDEQEKKPEAPKLSKKKLRRMNRFTVAELKQLVARPDVVEMHDVTAQDPKLLVHLKATRNSVPVPRHWCFKRKYLQGKRGIEKPPFELPDFIKRTGIQEMREALQEKEEQKTMKSKMREKVRPKMGKIDIDYQKLHDAFFKWQTKPKLTIHGDLYYEGKEFETRLKEKKPGDLSDELRISLGMPVGPNAHKVPPPWLIAMQRYGPPPSYPNLKIPGLNSPIPESCSFGYHAGGWGKPPVDETGKPLYGDVFGTNAAEFQTKTEEEEIDRTPWGELEPSDEESSEEEEEEESDEDKPDETGFITPADSGLITPGGFSSVPAGMETPELIELRKKKIEEAMDGSETPQLFTVLPEKRTATVGGAMMGSTHIYDMSTVMSRKGPAPELQGVEVALAPEELELDPMAMTQKYEEHVREQQAQVEKEDFSDMVAEHAAKQKQKKRKAQPQDSRGGSKKYKEFKF from the exons ATGGCGGCCGAGCATCCCGAGCCTCCCAAAGGAGAGTTGCAGCTGCCGCCGCCACCACCCCCTGGGCACTATGGCGCTTGGGCTGCCCAGGAGCTGCAAGCCAAATTGGCAGAGATTGGAGCTCCGATCCAAG cagggagtcgcGAGGAGCTGGTGGAGAGGCTGCAGACCTACACCCGCCAG ACTGGCATCGTGCTGAATCGGCCAGTTCTGAGAGGCGAAGATGGGGACAAAGCTGCTCCCCCTCCCATGTCTGCACAG cTTTCTGGGATTCCCATGCCGCCACCACCCATGGGACTCCCCCCACTGCAACCTCCTCCACcgcccccaccacctccaccaggCCTTGGCCTTGGCTTTCCTATGGCAGTTGGACCCCGCCCACCAAACTTAGGGCCACCACCTCCTCTGCGGGTGGGTGAGCCTGTGGCTCTGTCAGAGGAGGAGCGGCTGAAGCTGGCGCAGCAGCAGGCGGCCTTGCTCATGCAGCAAGAGGAACGTGCCAAGCAG caggGAGATCATTCACTGAAGGAACACGAGCTCTTGGAGCAGCAGAAGCGG GCAGCTGTGCTCCTGGAGCAGGAACGGCAGCAGGAGATTGCCAAGATGGGCACCCCAGTCCCTCGGCCCCCACAAGACATGGGCCAGATTGGTGTTCGCACTCCTTTGGGTCCTCGAG TTGCTGCTCCAGTGGGCCCCACTCCCACTGTTTTGCCCATGGGAGCCCCGGTTCCCCGGCCTCGTGGTCCGCCACCACCCCCTGGAGATGAGAATAGAGAG ATGGATGACCCCTCCGTGGGACCCAAGATCCCCCAGGCTTTGGAAAAGATCCTGCAGCTGAAGGAGAGCCGCCAGGAAGAGATGAACTCTCAGCACG aggaagaggaaatggaaacagaCACTCGCTCATCCCTGGGCCAGTCAGCATCAGAGACTGAGGAGGACACCGTGTCTGTATCCAAGAAAGAG AAAAACCGGAAGCGGCGGAAccgaaagaagaagaaaaagccccAGCGGGTACGGGGGGCGTCTTCTGAGAGCTCTGGGGACCGAGAGAAAGAGTCAACCCGGTCCCGCGGCTCTGACTCCCCGGCGGCTGATGTTGAAATTGAGTATGTGACTGAAGAACCCGAAATTTATGAGCCCAACTTCATCTTCTTCAAGAGGATTTTTGAGGCTTTCAAG CTCACCGATGAcgtgaagaaggagaaggagaaggagccagAGAAACTTGACAAACTGGAGAACTCCACAGCCCCCAAGAAGAAGGGCTTTGAGGAGGAGCACAAGGACAGCGATGACGATAGCAGTGACGATGAGCAG GAAAAGAAGCCCGAGGCCCCCAAGTTGTCTAAGAAGAAGTTGCGCCGAATGAATCGCTTCACTGTGGCTGAGCTCAAGCAG CTTGTGGCTCGGCCCGATGTCGTGGAGATGCACGATGTCACTGCACAGGACCCCAAGCTCTTGGTTCACCTCAAGGCCACTCGGAATTCTGTGCCTGTACCACGCCACTGGTGTTTTAAGCGCAAGTACCTACAGGGCAAACGAGGCATCGAGAAGCCCCCGTTTGAGCTGCCAGACTTCATCAAACGCACAGGCATCCAGGAGATGCGGGAAGCCCTGCAGGAGAAG GAAGAACAGAAGACCATGAAGTCCAAAATGCGAGAGAAGGTTCGGCCAAAGATGGGGAAGATTGACATTGACTACCAGAAACTGCACGATGCTTTCTTCAAGTGGCAGACCAAGCCAAAGCTGACCATCCACGGGGACCTGTACTATGAG GGGAAGGAGTTTGAGACACGACTGAAGGAGAAGAAGCCAGGAGATCTGTCTGATGAGCTAAGGATTTCCTTGGGGATGCCAGTCGGACCA AATGCTCACAAGGTCCCTCCCCCGTGGCTGATTGCCATGCAGCGATATGGACCACCCCCGTCGTACCCCAACCTGAAAATTCCTGGGCTGAACTCGCCCATCCCTGAG AGCTGTTCCTTTGGATACCATGCTGGTGGCTGGGGCAAACCCCCAGTAGATGAGACTGGGAAACCACTCTACGGGGATGTGTTTGGAACCAATGCTGCTGAATTTCAG ACCAAGACTGAGGAAGAGGAGATTGATAGGACCCCTTGGGGGGAGCTGGAGCCGTCTGATGAAGAGTcttcagaagaagaggaagaagaagaaagtgatgaGGACAAACCAGATGAGACCGGCTTTATTACCCCTGCAGACAG TGGCCTCATCACTCCTGGAGGGTTCTCATCAGTGCCAGCTGGAATGGAGACCCCTGAGCTCATTGAGCTGAGGAAGAAGAAGATTGAGGAAGCGATGGATGG AAGTGAGACACCTCAGCTGTTCACTGTGTTACCAGAGAAGAGAACGGCTACTGTTGGGGGAGCCATGATGGGATCAACCCACATCTATGACATGTCCACA GTGATGAGCCGGAAGGGCCCGGCTCCCGAGCTACAGGGTGTGGAAGTGGCCCTGGCACCTGAAGAGCTGGAGCTGGATCCCATGGCCATGACCCAGAAGTATGAGGAGCATGtgcgggagcagcaggcacaggtgGAGAAGGAAGACTTCAGTGACATGGTGGCCGAGCATGCTGCCAAACAAAAG cAAAAGAAACGGAAAGCTCAGCCCCAGGATAGCCGCGGGGGAAGTAAAAAATACAAGGAGTTCAAATTTTAG
- the SF3B2 gene encoding splicing factor 3B subunit 2 isoform X3 → MAAEHPEPPKGELQLPPPPPPGHYGAWAAQELQAKLAEIGAPIQAGSREELVERLQTYTRQTGIVLNRPVLRGEDGDKAAPPPMSAQLSGIPMPPPPMGLPPLQPPPPPPPPPPGLGLGFPMAVGPRPPNLGPPPPLRVGEPVALSEEERLKLAQQQAALLMQQEERAKQGDHSLKEHELLEQQKRAAVLLEQERQQEIAKMGTPVPRPPQDMGQIGVRTPLGPRVAAPVGPTPTVLPMGAPVPRPRGPPPPPGDENREMDDPSVGPKIPQALEKILQLKESRQEEMNSQHEEEEMETDTRSSLGQSASETEEDTVSVSKKEKNRKRRNRKKKKKPQRVRGASSESSGDREKESTRSRGSDSPAADVEIEYVTEEPEIYEPNFIFFKRIFEAFKLTDDVKKEKEKEPEKLDKLENSTAPKKKGFEEEHKDSDDDSSDDEQEKKPEAPKLSKKKLRRMNRFTVAELKQLVARPDVVEMHDVTAQDPKLLVHLKATRNSVPVPRHWCFKRKYLQGKRGIEKPPFELPDFIKRTGIQEMREALQEKEEQKTMKSKMREKVRPKMGKIDIDYQKLHDAFFKWQTKPKLTIHGDLYYEGKEFETRLKEKKPGDLSDELRISLGMPVGPNAHKVPPPWLIAMQRYGPPPSYPNLKIPGLNSPIPESCSFGYHAGGWGKPPVDETGKPLYGDVFGTNAAEFQTKTEEEEIDRTPWGELEPSDEESSEEEEEEESDEDKPDETGFITPADSGLITPGGFSSVPAGMETPELIELRKKKIEEAMDGSETPQLFTVLPEKRTATVGGAMMGSTHIYDMSTVMSRKGPAPELQGVEVALAPEELELDPMAMTQKYEEHVREQQAQVEKEDFSDMVAEHAAKQKQKKRKAQPQDSRGGSKKYKEFKF, encoded by the exons ATGGCGGCCGAGCATCCCGAGCCTCCCAAAGGAGAGTTGCAGCTGCCGCCGCCACCACCCCCTGGGCACTATGGCGCTTGGGCTGCCCAGGAGCTGCAAGCCAAATTGGCAGAGATTGGAGCTCCGATCCAAG cagggagtcgcGAGGAGCTGGTGGAGAGGCTGCAGACCTACACCCGCCAG ACTGGCATCGTGCTGAATCGGCCAGTTCTGAGAGGCGAAGATGGGGACAAAGCTGCTCCCCCTCCCATGTCTGCACAG cTTTCTGGGATTCCCATGCCGCCACCACCCATGGGACTCCCCCCACTGCAACCTCCTCCACcgcccccaccacctccaccaggCCTTGGCCTTGGCTTTCCTATGGCAGTTGGACCCCGCCCACCAAACTTAGGGCCACCACCTCCTCTGCGGGTGGGTGAGCCTGTGGCTCTGTCAGAGGAGGAGCGGCTGAAGCTGGCGCAGCAGCAGGCGGCCTTGCTCATGCAGCAAGAGGAACGTGCCAAGCAG gGAGATCATTCACTGAAGGAACACGAGCTCTTGGAGCAGCAGAAGCGG GCAGCTGTGCTCCTGGAGCAGGAACGGCAGCAGGAGATTGCCAAGATGGGCACCCCAGTCCCTCGGCCCCCACAAGACATGGGCCAGATTGGTGTTCGCACTCCTTTGGGTCCTCGAG TTGCTGCTCCAGTGGGCCCCACTCCCACTGTTTTGCCCATGGGAGCCCCGGTTCCCCGGCCTCGTGGTCCGCCACCACCCCCTGGAGATGAGAATAGAGAG ATGGATGACCCCTCCGTGGGACCCAAGATCCCCCAGGCTTTGGAAAAGATCCTGCAGCTGAAGGAGAGCCGCCAGGAAGAGATGAACTCTCAGCACG aggaagaggaaatggaaacagaCACTCGCTCATCCCTGGGCCAGTCAGCATCAGAGACTGAGGAGGACACCGTGTCTGTATCCAAGAAAGAG AAAAACCGGAAGCGGCGGAAccgaaagaagaagaaaaagccccAGCGGGTACGGGGGGCGTCTTCTGAGAGCTCTGGGGACCGAGAGAAAGAGTCAACCCGGTCCCGCGGCTCTGACTCCCCGGCGGCTGATGTTGAAATTGAGTATGTGACTGAAGAACCCGAAATTTATGAGCCCAACTTCATCTTCTTCAAGAGGATTTTTGAGGCTTTCAAG CTCACCGATGAcgtgaagaaggagaaggagaaggagccagAGAAACTTGACAAACTGGAGAACTCCACAGCCCCCAAGAAGAAGGGCTTTGAGGAGGAGCACAAGGACAGCGATGACGATAGCAGTGACGATGAGCAG GAAAAGAAGCCCGAGGCCCCCAAGTTGTCTAAGAAGAAGTTGCGCCGAATGAATCGCTTCACTGTGGCTGAGCTCAAGCAG CTTGTGGCTCGGCCCGATGTCGTGGAGATGCACGATGTCACTGCACAGGACCCCAAGCTCTTGGTTCACCTCAAGGCCACTCGGAATTCTGTGCCTGTACCACGCCACTGGTGTTTTAAGCGCAAGTACCTACAGGGCAAACGAGGCATCGAGAAGCCCCCGTTTGAGCTGCCAGACTTCATCAAACGCACAGGCATCCAGGAGATGCGGGAAGCCCTGCAGGAGAAG GAAGAACAGAAGACCATGAAGTCCAAAATGCGAGAGAAGGTTCGGCCAAAGATGGGGAAGATTGACATTGACTACCAGAAACTGCACGATGCTTTCTTCAAGTGGCAGACCAAGCCAAAGCTGACCATCCACGGGGACCTGTACTATGAG GGGAAGGAGTTTGAGACACGACTGAAGGAGAAGAAGCCAGGAGATCTGTCTGATGAGCTAAGGATTTCCTTGGGGATGCCAGTCGGACCA AATGCTCACAAGGTCCCTCCCCCGTGGCTGATTGCCATGCAGCGATATGGACCACCCCCGTCGTACCCCAACCTGAAAATTCCTGGGCTGAACTCGCCCATCCCTGAG AGCTGTTCCTTTGGATACCATGCTGGTGGCTGGGGCAAACCCCCAGTAGATGAGACTGGGAAACCACTCTACGGGGATGTGTTTGGAACCAATGCTGCTGAATTTCAG ACCAAGACTGAGGAAGAGGAGATTGATAGGACCCCTTGGGGGGAGCTGGAGCCGTCTGATGAAGAGTcttcagaagaagaggaagaagaagaaagtgatgaGGACAAACCAGATGAGACCGGCTTTATTACCCCTGCAGACAG TGGCCTCATCACTCCTGGAGGGTTCTCATCAGTGCCAGCTGGAATGGAGACCCCTGAGCTCATTGAGCTGAGGAAGAAGAAGATTGAGGAAGCGATGGATGG AAGTGAGACACCTCAGCTGTTCACTGTGTTACCAGAGAAGAGAACGGCTACTGTTGGGGGAGCCATGATGGGATCAACCCACATCTATGACATGTCCACA GTGATGAGCCGGAAGGGCCCGGCTCCCGAGCTACAGGGTGTGGAAGTGGCCCTGGCACCTGAAGAGCTGGAGCTGGATCCCATGGCCATGACCCAGAAGTATGAGGAGCATGtgcgggagcagcaggcacaggtgGAGAAGGAAGACTTCAGTGACATGGTGGCCGAGCATGCTGCCAAACAAAAG cAAAAGAAACGGAAAGCTCAGCCCCAGGATAGCCGCGGGGGAAGTAAAAAATACAAGGAGTTCAAATTTTAG
- the SF3B2 gene encoding splicing factor 3B subunit 2 isoform X2 codes for MAAEHPEPPKGELQLPPPPPPGHYGAWAAQELQAKLAEIGAPIQGSREELVERLQTYTRQTGIVLNRPVLRGEDGDKAAPPPMSAQLSGIPMPPPPMGLPPLQPPPPPPPPPPGLGLGFPMAVGPRPPNLGPPPPLRVGEPVALSEEERLKLAQQQAALLMQQEERAKQQGDHSLKEHELLEQQKRAAVLLEQERQQEIAKMGTPVPRPPQDMGQIGVRTPLGPRVAAPVGPTPTVLPMGAPVPRPRGPPPPPGDENREMDDPSVGPKIPQALEKILQLKESRQEEMNSQHEEEEMETDTRSSLGQSASETEEDTVSVSKKEKNRKRRNRKKKKKPQRVRGASSESSGDREKESTRSRGSDSPAADVEIEYVTEEPEIYEPNFIFFKRIFEAFKLTDDVKKEKEKEPEKLDKLENSTAPKKKGFEEEHKDSDDDSSDDEQEKKPEAPKLSKKKLRRMNRFTVAELKQLVARPDVVEMHDVTAQDPKLLVHLKATRNSVPVPRHWCFKRKYLQGKRGIEKPPFELPDFIKRTGIQEMREALQEKEEQKTMKSKMREKVRPKMGKIDIDYQKLHDAFFKWQTKPKLTIHGDLYYEGKEFETRLKEKKPGDLSDELRISLGMPVGPNAHKVPPPWLIAMQRYGPPPSYPNLKIPGLNSPIPESCSFGYHAGGWGKPPVDETGKPLYGDVFGTNAAEFQTKTEEEEIDRTPWGELEPSDEESSEEEEEEESDEDKPDETGFITPADSGLITPGGFSSVPAGMETPELIELRKKKIEEAMDGSETPQLFTVLPEKRTATVGGAMMGSTHIYDMSTVMSRKGPAPELQGVEVALAPEELELDPMAMTQKYEEHVREQQAQVEKEDFSDMVAEHAAKQKQKKRKAQPQDSRGGSKKYKEFKF; via the exons ATGGCGGCCGAGCATCCCGAGCCTCCCAAAGGAGAGTTGCAGCTGCCGCCGCCACCACCCCCTGGGCACTATGGCGCTTGGGCTGCCCAGGAGCTGCAAGCCAAATTGGCAGAGATTGGAGCTCCGATCCAAG ggagtcgcGAGGAGCTGGTGGAGAGGCTGCAGACCTACACCCGCCAG ACTGGCATCGTGCTGAATCGGCCAGTTCTGAGAGGCGAAGATGGGGACAAAGCTGCTCCCCCTCCCATGTCTGCACAG cTTTCTGGGATTCCCATGCCGCCACCACCCATGGGACTCCCCCCACTGCAACCTCCTCCACcgcccccaccacctccaccaggCCTTGGCCTTGGCTTTCCTATGGCAGTTGGACCCCGCCCACCAAACTTAGGGCCACCACCTCCTCTGCGGGTGGGTGAGCCTGTGGCTCTGTCAGAGGAGGAGCGGCTGAAGCTGGCGCAGCAGCAGGCGGCCTTGCTCATGCAGCAAGAGGAACGTGCCAAGCAG caggGAGATCATTCACTGAAGGAACACGAGCTCTTGGAGCAGCAGAAGCGG GCAGCTGTGCTCCTGGAGCAGGAACGGCAGCAGGAGATTGCCAAGATGGGCACCCCAGTCCCTCGGCCCCCACAAGACATGGGCCAGATTGGTGTTCGCACTCCTTTGGGTCCTCGAG TTGCTGCTCCAGTGGGCCCCACTCCCACTGTTTTGCCCATGGGAGCCCCGGTTCCCCGGCCTCGTGGTCCGCCACCACCCCCTGGAGATGAGAATAGAGAG ATGGATGACCCCTCCGTGGGACCCAAGATCCCCCAGGCTTTGGAAAAGATCCTGCAGCTGAAGGAGAGCCGCCAGGAAGAGATGAACTCTCAGCACG aggaagaggaaatggaaacagaCACTCGCTCATCCCTGGGCCAGTCAGCATCAGAGACTGAGGAGGACACCGTGTCTGTATCCAAGAAAGAG AAAAACCGGAAGCGGCGGAAccgaaagaagaagaaaaagccccAGCGGGTACGGGGGGCGTCTTCTGAGAGCTCTGGGGACCGAGAGAAAGAGTCAACCCGGTCCCGCGGCTCTGACTCCCCGGCGGCTGATGTTGAAATTGAGTATGTGACTGAAGAACCCGAAATTTATGAGCCCAACTTCATCTTCTTCAAGAGGATTTTTGAGGCTTTCAAG CTCACCGATGAcgtgaagaaggagaaggagaaggagccagAGAAACTTGACAAACTGGAGAACTCCACAGCCCCCAAGAAGAAGGGCTTTGAGGAGGAGCACAAGGACAGCGATGACGATAGCAGTGACGATGAGCAG GAAAAGAAGCCCGAGGCCCCCAAGTTGTCTAAGAAGAAGTTGCGCCGAATGAATCGCTTCACTGTGGCTGAGCTCAAGCAG CTTGTGGCTCGGCCCGATGTCGTGGAGATGCACGATGTCACTGCACAGGACCCCAAGCTCTTGGTTCACCTCAAGGCCACTCGGAATTCTGTGCCTGTACCACGCCACTGGTGTTTTAAGCGCAAGTACCTACAGGGCAAACGAGGCATCGAGAAGCCCCCGTTTGAGCTGCCAGACTTCATCAAACGCACAGGCATCCAGGAGATGCGGGAAGCCCTGCAGGAGAAG GAAGAACAGAAGACCATGAAGTCCAAAATGCGAGAGAAGGTTCGGCCAAAGATGGGGAAGATTGACATTGACTACCAGAAACTGCACGATGCTTTCTTCAAGTGGCAGACCAAGCCAAAGCTGACCATCCACGGGGACCTGTACTATGAG GGGAAGGAGTTTGAGACACGACTGAAGGAGAAGAAGCCAGGAGATCTGTCTGATGAGCTAAGGATTTCCTTGGGGATGCCAGTCGGACCA AATGCTCACAAGGTCCCTCCCCCGTGGCTGATTGCCATGCAGCGATATGGACCACCCCCGTCGTACCCCAACCTGAAAATTCCTGGGCTGAACTCGCCCATCCCTGAG AGCTGTTCCTTTGGATACCATGCTGGTGGCTGGGGCAAACCCCCAGTAGATGAGACTGGGAAACCACTCTACGGGGATGTGTTTGGAACCAATGCTGCTGAATTTCAG ACCAAGACTGAGGAAGAGGAGATTGATAGGACCCCTTGGGGGGAGCTGGAGCCGTCTGATGAAGAGTcttcagaagaagaggaagaagaagaaagtgatgaGGACAAACCAGATGAGACCGGCTTTATTACCCCTGCAGACAG TGGCCTCATCACTCCTGGAGGGTTCTCATCAGTGCCAGCTGGAATGGAGACCCCTGAGCTCATTGAGCTGAGGAAGAAGAAGATTGAGGAAGCGATGGATGG AAGTGAGACACCTCAGCTGTTCACTGTGTTACCAGAGAAGAGAACGGCTACTGTTGGGGGAGCCATGATGGGATCAACCCACATCTATGACATGTCCACA GTGATGAGCCGGAAGGGCCCGGCTCCCGAGCTACAGGGTGTGGAAGTGGCCCTGGCACCTGAAGAGCTGGAGCTGGATCCCATGGCCATGACCCAGAAGTATGAGGAGCATGtgcgggagcagcaggcacaggtgGAGAAGGAAGACTTCAGTGACATGGTGGCCGAGCATGCTGCCAAACAAAAG cAAAAGAAACGGAAAGCTCAGCCCCAGGATAGCCGCGGGGGAAGTAAAAAATACAAGGAGTTCAAATTTTAG
- the SF3B2 gene encoding splicing factor 3B subunit 2 isoform X4, translating into MAAEHPEPPKGELQLPPPPPPGHYGAWAAQELQAKLAEIGAPIQGSREELVERLQTYTRQTGIVLNRPVLRGEDGDKAAPPPMSAQLSGIPMPPPPMGLPPLQPPPPPPPPPPGLGLGFPMAVGPRPPNLGPPPPLRVGEPVALSEEERLKLAQQQAALLMQQEERAKQGDHSLKEHELLEQQKRAAVLLEQERQQEIAKMGTPVPRPPQDMGQIGVRTPLGPRVAAPVGPTPTVLPMGAPVPRPRGPPPPPGDENREMDDPSVGPKIPQALEKILQLKESRQEEMNSQHEEEEMETDTRSSLGQSASETEEDTVSVSKKEKNRKRRNRKKKKKPQRVRGASSESSGDREKESTRSRGSDSPAADVEIEYVTEEPEIYEPNFIFFKRIFEAFKLTDDVKKEKEKEPEKLDKLENSTAPKKKGFEEEHKDSDDDSSDDEQEKKPEAPKLSKKKLRRMNRFTVAELKQLVARPDVVEMHDVTAQDPKLLVHLKATRNSVPVPRHWCFKRKYLQGKRGIEKPPFELPDFIKRTGIQEMREALQEKEEQKTMKSKMREKVRPKMGKIDIDYQKLHDAFFKWQTKPKLTIHGDLYYEGKEFETRLKEKKPGDLSDELRISLGMPVGPNAHKVPPPWLIAMQRYGPPPSYPNLKIPGLNSPIPESCSFGYHAGGWGKPPVDETGKPLYGDVFGTNAAEFQTKTEEEEIDRTPWGELEPSDEESSEEEEEEESDEDKPDETGFITPADSGLITPGGFSSVPAGMETPELIELRKKKIEEAMDGSETPQLFTVLPEKRTATVGGAMMGSTHIYDMSTVMSRKGPAPELQGVEVALAPEELELDPMAMTQKYEEHVREQQAQVEKEDFSDMVAEHAAKQKQKKRKAQPQDSRGGSKKYKEFKF; encoded by the exons ATGGCGGCCGAGCATCCCGAGCCTCCCAAAGGAGAGTTGCAGCTGCCGCCGCCACCACCCCCTGGGCACTATGGCGCTTGGGCTGCCCAGGAGCTGCAAGCCAAATTGGCAGAGATTGGAGCTCCGATCCAAG ggagtcgcGAGGAGCTGGTGGAGAGGCTGCAGACCTACACCCGCCAG ACTGGCATCGTGCTGAATCGGCCAGTTCTGAGAGGCGAAGATGGGGACAAAGCTGCTCCCCCTCCCATGTCTGCACAG cTTTCTGGGATTCCCATGCCGCCACCACCCATGGGACTCCCCCCACTGCAACCTCCTCCACcgcccccaccacctccaccaggCCTTGGCCTTGGCTTTCCTATGGCAGTTGGACCCCGCCCACCAAACTTAGGGCCACCACCTCCTCTGCGGGTGGGTGAGCCTGTGGCTCTGTCAGAGGAGGAGCGGCTGAAGCTGGCGCAGCAGCAGGCGGCCTTGCTCATGCAGCAAGAGGAACGTGCCAAGCAG gGAGATCATTCACTGAAGGAACACGAGCTCTTGGAGCAGCAGAAGCGG GCAGCTGTGCTCCTGGAGCAGGAACGGCAGCAGGAGATTGCCAAGATGGGCACCCCAGTCCCTCGGCCCCCACAAGACATGGGCCAGATTGGTGTTCGCACTCCTTTGGGTCCTCGAG TTGCTGCTCCAGTGGGCCCCACTCCCACTGTTTTGCCCATGGGAGCCCCGGTTCCCCGGCCTCGTGGTCCGCCACCACCCCCTGGAGATGAGAATAGAGAG ATGGATGACCCCTCCGTGGGACCCAAGATCCCCCAGGCTTTGGAAAAGATCCTGCAGCTGAAGGAGAGCCGCCAGGAAGAGATGAACTCTCAGCACG aggaagaggaaatggaaacagaCACTCGCTCATCCCTGGGCCAGTCAGCATCAGAGACTGAGGAGGACACCGTGTCTGTATCCAAGAAAGAG AAAAACCGGAAGCGGCGGAAccgaaagaagaagaaaaagccccAGCGGGTACGGGGGGCGTCTTCTGAGAGCTCTGGGGACCGAGAGAAAGAGTCAACCCGGTCCCGCGGCTCTGACTCCCCGGCGGCTGATGTTGAAATTGAGTATGTGACTGAAGAACCCGAAATTTATGAGCCCAACTTCATCTTCTTCAAGAGGATTTTTGAGGCTTTCAAG CTCACCGATGAcgtgaagaaggagaaggagaaggagccagAGAAACTTGACAAACTGGAGAACTCCACAGCCCCCAAGAAGAAGGGCTTTGAGGAGGAGCACAAGGACAGCGATGACGATAGCAGTGACGATGAGCAG GAAAAGAAGCCCGAGGCCCCCAAGTTGTCTAAGAAGAAGTTGCGCCGAATGAATCGCTTCACTGTGGCTGAGCTCAAGCAG CTTGTGGCTCGGCCCGATGTCGTGGAGATGCACGATGTCACTGCACAGGACCCCAAGCTCTTGGTTCACCTCAAGGCCACTCGGAATTCTGTGCCTGTACCACGCCACTGGTGTTTTAAGCGCAAGTACCTACAGGGCAAACGAGGCATCGAGAAGCCCCCGTTTGAGCTGCCAGACTTCATCAAACGCACAGGCATCCAGGAGATGCGGGAAGCCCTGCAGGAGAAG GAAGAACAGAAGACCATGAAGTCCAAAATGCGAGAGAAGGTTCGGCCAAAGATGGGGAAGATTGACATTGACTACCAGAAACTGCACGATGCTTTCTTCAAGTGGCAGACCAAGCCAAAGCTGACCATCCACGGGGACCTGTACTATGAG GGGAAGGAGTTTGAGACACGACTGAAGGAGAAGAAGCCAGGAGATCTGTCTGATGAGCTAAGGATTTCCTTGGGGATGCCAGTCGGACCA AATGCTCACAAGGTCCCTCCCCCGTGGCTGATTGCCATGCAGCGATATGGACCACCCCCGTCGTACCCCAACCTGAAAATTCCTGGGCTGAACTCGCCCATCCCTGAG AGCTGTTCCTTTGGATACCATGCTGGTGGCTGGGGCAAACCCCCAGTAGATGAGACTGGGAAACCACTCTACGGGGATGTGTTTGGAACCAATGCTGCTGAATTTCAG ACCAAGACTGAGGAAGAGGAGATTGATAGGACCCCTTGGGGGGAGCTGGAGCCGTCTGATGAAGAGTcttcagaagaagaggaagaagaagaaagtgatgaGGACAAACCAGATGAGACCGGCTTTATTACCCCTGCAGACAG TGGCCTCATCACTCCTGGAGGGTTCTCATCAGTGCCAGCTGGAATGGAGACCCCTGAGCTCATTGAGCTGAGGAAGAAGAAGATTGAGGAAGCGATGGATGG AAGTGAGACACCTCAGCTGTTCACTGTGTTACCAGAGAAGAGAACGGCTACTGTTGGGGGAGCCATGATGGGATCAACCCACATCTATGACATGTCCACA GTGATGAGCCGGAAGGGCCCGGCTCCCGAGCTACAGGGTGTGGAAGTGGCCCTGGCACCTGAAGAGCTGGAGCTGGATCCCATGGCCATGACCCAGAAGTATGAGGAGCATGtgcgggagcagcaggcacaggtgGAGAAGGAAGACTTCAGTGACATGGTGGCCGAGCATGCTGCCAAACAAAAG cAAAAGAAACGGAAAGCTCAGCCCCAGGATAGCCGCGGGGGAAGTAAAAAATACAAGGAGTTCAAATTTTAG